The Gammaproteobacteria bacterium genomic interval CTCGGCCAGCCTTCTTAGTATGGCCGCCGCAAAGGGTTTTAAGCGGGCGCTCCCGGCCTCAAACATTGGCCGATTGGTCTTATCGAAAATTTGTACGCGCACGCCATCCGGTACGATATCCACATAAATTTGTTCTTTGATGTCTCGAAATCTCGGCGAACTGGCCACAAGCGCTTCAAGTTGTTCTTTCAACGCTTCCAGGCGCTCTTGTTCTTTTTGGGCCGCCAGTTCTTCAACTTTACTTTCGTCGATATCGGGTTTGGGGGTTGATGACGTTTCCATCGGGCTATCCAGTTTCGGTGCCTGCATTTCAATCACAGCACTATCTGCGCCACCTGGCCCCACGATGGCCCCGCCGGGATCCTTAAAATAGCCGGAAATATAGCGCTTTTGCTGGGGCGTTGCGTTGTTTTGTAACCACAAGACGAGGAAAAACGCCATCATTGCGGTGGCAAAATCAGCAAATGCGACTTTCCATGACCCACCATGATGGCCTTTGGCCTGTGGGCGTTTTTTCTTCACCACAATGAGTGGCTGTTTTTTGTTATCGTTGTTATTCGCCATGGCGAATACGATTCTCTAGAGTTTCGAACGAGGGCCTTATCGAATACGGGATTGCTTTACGGCCAAATTCGACGGCTACTTGTGGTGGCATGCCATTGATTGTGGCGATCAAGGCTGCTTTGATCACGAGAAAATAATTGACCTGATCGTGTGCCCGTTTTTCCAAGGCTTGGCTAATTGGACCAACAAAACCATAGGCCATGAGAATGCCAAGAAAGGTGCCCACCAGTGCCGCAGCGACATGTACACCAAGCTCATTTGG includes:
- the motB gene encoding motility protein MotB — translated: MANNNDNKKQPLIVVKKKRPQAKGHHGGSWKVAFADFATAMMAFFLVLWLQNNATPQQKRYISGYFKDPGGAIVGPGGADSAVIEMQAPKLDSPMETSSTPKPDIDESKVEELAAQKEQERLEALKEQLEALVASSPRFRDIKEQIYVDIVPDGVRVQIFDKTNRPMFEAGSARLKPFAAAILRRLAEVIRNVPNKVSITGHTDRIPYLGRPNYSNWELSADRANAARRELVRGGLPPDRIARVEGLADSVLLDPKNPHNPINRRIAIIILKQSAADAIERSNVMNELNKMADDINKRPKP